The following coding sequences lie in one Pontibacter sp. G13 genomic window:
- the miaA gene encoding tRNA (adenosine(37)-N6)-dimethylallyltransferase MiaA codes for MPHLISIVGPTGVGKTQLSVQLAQHYQTEILSGDSRQMYRKMDIGTAKPTIEERSGIPHHFLDTLDPDQSYSPGQFERDASELLEQLFRTHEVAIMVGGSTLYMESFWYQMNEMPEVPAEVREKLNQEFKESGLGELLEELMRVDPFTYEVVDRANPARIIRALEVYRASGTPISTFRTGRKPKVRPYKIHKIGLTDNRDLLYNRINLRVDQMIESGLEAEVRNLWDAGYQEEDPGIKSIGYQEWYPYFREEYDREEAIRLIKRNSRRYAKRQLTFYRRHEDIEWFQAGQWDTVREWLSEQI; via the coding sequence ATGCCCCATTTAATTTCGATCGTCGGCCCCACCGGAGTAGGAAAAACCCAGCTTTCTGTACAGTTGGCGCAACACTATCAGACCGAAATATTATCGGGTGATTCGCGGCAGATGTACCGGAAGATGGACATTGGCACGGCAAAACCGACCATTGAGGAGCGCTCCGGCATTCCGCATCATTTTCTGGACACCCTCGATCCAGACCAATCATACAGTCCCGGACAATTTGAGCGAGACGCCAGCGAATTGCTCGAACAATTGTTCCGCACCCATGAAGTAGCCATCATGGTAGGGGGCTCTACCCTGTACATGGAAAGCTTCTGGTACCAAATGAATGAGATGCCGGAAGTACCTGCCGAGGTCCGTGAAAAGCTCAATCAGGAGTTCAAGGAATCCGGCTTGGGGGAGCTTCTAGAGGAACTGATGCGGGTAGATCCATTTACCTACGAAGTGGTAGATCGCGCCAATCCCGCCAGAATCATCCGAGCGCTGGAGGTATATCGAGCTTCAGGGACGCCGATTTCGACGTTTCGCACAGGCCGAAAGCCCAAGGTGAGACCCTACAAAATCCATAAGATCGGCCTGACGGACAATCGGGATCTGCTATACAACCGCATCAACCTCCGCGTAGATCAAATGATCGAATCAGGGCTTGAGGCGGAAGTGCGTAATTTGTGGGACGCCGGATATCAGGAAGAAGATCCGGGAATCAAGTCGATTGGGTATCAGGAATGGTATCCGTACTTCCGGGAGGAATACGATCGGGAAGAAGCCATCAGACTAATCAAGCGGAATAGCCGCAGGTATGCCAAGCGTCAACTCACCTTTTATCGGAGGCATGAGGATATCGAATGGTTTCAAGCTGGCCAGTGGGATACTGTCCGGGAGTGGCTCAGTGAGCAGATTTGA
- a CDS encoding glycoside hydrolase family 113 — MNPSSRHLPFVACWLLFAMLLLGCPAPRGMVQQSASIQQAKALPTRNDLVGRLRQDRTLTLVYGTGDPEAAAFYAGLKDSLDGISRYLTYRLQPDTAYLDSPLPGMVVAVGTPEHNPVLQQIMDALPIEMDSNRLSAFGQAITGDELVLNMGLYPHPIQRGSGFAMVAGNTEQAVRSYMEHLLGQPNRRLINSNWGMVMLSNNERLVMANYGADWEPDPQQVWTFLPEDSPSRQLDGITIRLHGLEMDSTDRIQLMDRLVARRDEIFDYLHRPDLKSEATLHLYGSAEEMGLRAGQMLHSFLDKSETEAHQIWHPAYSGNDPEPLNQLWVQAAMGPAATPALAQGMALMFSPKWQKEGALYWAARLVHSGDVLTLDQLTDRTYFRHESDLVAGAFSAALVDFLLVEWGQDTLLERYAHWTYQSSDSLESKWQTYLQLLASTYPVLDTGPRPLQAWLKGMTFAHEGYSVYDGYGSKQAAGMIDRIRSLSANSMALVPYSGSRQVNQPGRFHFNRSAGGENDASLVVAAYHAQTQGMSTLLKPQLWFPGHWPGDVEMQNEADWQAFMGYYRQWIRHYALLAEIHGIAYLCVGVEFAKATQARPEDWRKLCQDMRKLFSGPITYAANWGEEAENLAFGEALDFIGVNAYYPLSEDPKASDQALKAGVVDMMTKIQGLADRTEKPIVFTEVGFRSIEAPWQHPHAGPSDRDVNETDQARCYATVLAGIQSYEWLQGAYWWKWPSYPNYDKRNPKSFTPCGRKAQQVLARAYQHMP; from the coding sequence ATGAACCCTTCTTCTCGTCATCTTCCTTTCGTAGCCTGTTGGCTCTTGTTCGCCATGCTCCTCTTGGGGTGTCCCGCTCCACGTGGAATGGTCCAGCAGTCAGCCTCCATCCAGCAGGCAAAAGCGCTACCTACCCGCAATGATCTGGTCGGAAGGTTGCGCCAAGACCGAACCCTGACCCTTGTCTACGGAACCGGCGATCCCGAAGCAGCAGCATTCTACGCAGGGTTGAAGGATTCATTGGATGGCATCTCCAGATATCTCACCTATCGACTCCAGCCAGACACCGCCTATCTGGATAGCCCCCTTCCGGGCATGGTAGTCGCAGTAGGCACCCCCGAGCACAATCCTGTTCTTCAACAAATCATGGATGCGCTGCCGATCGAGATGGATTCCAATCGGTTGTCCGCATTCGGACAGGCTATCACAGGGGATGAACTGGTGTTGAATATGGGGCTTTACCCGCATCCCATCCAGCGAGGTTCCGGCTTTGCGATGGTGGCCGGCAATACCGAGCAGGCTGTGCGATCCTACATGGAGCATTTGCTTGGGCAACCCAATCGGCGTCTGATCAACTCCAACTGGGGGATGGTGATGCTCTCGAATAATGAGCGACTGGTGATGGCCAATTACGGCGCTGACTGGGAGCCAGATCCCCAACAGGTATGGACGTTTCTGCCGGAGGATAGCCCATCCCGGCAACTGGATGGTATCACGATTCGGCTTCATGGATTGGAAATGGACAGTACGGACCGAATCCAATTGATGGATCGACTCGTGGCCAGGCGGGATGAGATCTTCGACTATCTCCATCGACCCGACTTGAAAAGCGAGGCAACACTCCACCTTTATGGTAGCGCGGAAGAAATGGGGCTCCGTGCCGGTCAAATGCTCCACAGCTTCCTCGACAAATCGGAAACCGAAGCCCACCAAATCTGGCATCCCGCATACTCCGGAAATGATCCAGAACCACTCAATCAGCTTTGGGTACAGGCGGCAATGGGACCGGCGGCCACGCCAGCACTAGCCCAAGGAATGGCGCTGATGTTCAGCCCCAAGTGGCAAAAGGAAGGCGCGCTTTACTGGGCGGCAAGACTGGTTCATTCGGGGGATGTACTGACGCTCGACCAATTGACCGATCGCACGTACTTCCGGCATGAATCCGATCTCGTCGCCGGAGCTTTTTCTGCGGCATTGGTGGATTTCCTGCTGGTGGAATGGGGGCAGGACACGTTGCTTGAGCGATATGCACATTGGACCTACCAATCCTCCGACAGTCTCGAATCCAAGTGGCAAACCTACCTCCAATTGCTTGCTTCCACCTATCCGGTCTTGGACACAGGGCCTCGTCCCCTCCAAGCTTGGCTCAAGGGCATGACCTTCGCCCATGAAGGCTACAGTGTCTACGACGGGTATGGCTCCAAGCAAGCCGCAGGAATGATCGACCGGATCAGGTCTCTATCCGCCAATTCTATGGCGCTTGTCCCCTACTCGGGTTCTCGGCAGGTCAATCAGCCAGGTAGATTCCACTTCAACCGAAGCGCGGGTGGGGAAAACGACGCATCTCTGGTAGTCGCCGCCTATCACGCCCAAACGCAGGGAATGTCCACCCTCCTCAAGCCCCAGCTGTGGTTTCCGGGGCACTGGCCGGGAGATGTGGAGATGCAAAACGAGGCAGATTGGCAAGCGTTCATGGGCTATTACCGCCAATGGATCAGGCATTATGCGTTGCTGGCGGAGATCCACGGGATAGCGTATCTGTGTGTCGGTGTAGAATTTGCCAAGGCCACACAGGCGCGACCGGAGGATTGGCGCAAGCTCTGCCAAGATATGCGCAAGCTCTTCAGCGGTCCGATCACCTATGCCGCAAATTGGGGCGAAGAAGCCGAAAATCTCGCTTTTGGGGAGGCGCTGGATTTCATCGGGGTGAATGCCTACTATCCTCTGAGCGAAGATCCCAAAGCCTCTGACCAAGCACTAAAAGCAGGCGTAGTGGATATGATGACCAAGATTCAAGGATTGGCGGACCGGACCGAAAAACCCATCGTGTTCACCGAGGTGGGATTTCGATCTATCGAAGCTCCTTGGCAGCATCCACATGCAGGGCCTTCGGATCGCGATGTCAACGAGACCGACCAAGCCCGATGCTATGCCACGGTATTGGCAGGCATCCAGTCGTACGAATGGCTCCAAGGAGCGTATTGGTGGAAATGGCCCTCCTATCCGAATTACGACAAGCGCAATCCCAAAAGCTTCACGCCATGTGGACGGAAAGCTCAGCAGGTGCTTGCCCGGGCCTATCAACACATGCCATAA
- a CDS encoding PD-(D/E)XK nuclease family protein, translating into MKPFLQQIVEDLQQEFGADISELCIVVPTRRAVVFLRDALAKTYRQTLWAPKMVTIQDFVREESGWQFPEKMALVFELYEVYQQLMRADDPEWEEPFERFYAWGGMLLRDFDELDKYLVDPDKLFANLLDLKEIDAFFQLPDIDLKSIRDFWMTLRGPGGEPTAYQARFMKIWSGLAEVYHAFQQHLLERGQGYDGMAYRKLIEEVKAETLDFDYRKVVFVGFNALSRAEEQLMEYSLKTDQGIVYWDTDQIYFTPPDEAHAMRQKMSERGHLAGEEPGKFIDEYHRKWRQWESRLIHHQMTATPTDIHITGVPLEIGQSQYLGNLLRETDLTEDNQRDHAIVLADEHLLFPSLYALPDTVSRLNITMGYPLRQTHIYHFLMTALRLVRNMRLSAKRQREFYHEDLVLLLTNPLIRTRHGDLSEQIVEFVKKRNLVYASIAALPEAEWPPLLQAALSPPISIPFRSEELPQLLDHIQDLFKALVDYAAELSGQLELEYTLHFLDVFTQFRDILMRHKPDIRIEGFTRLFQEVMRAVKIPFEGEPLVGVQMMGFLETRVLDFKKVYILSANEGNLPDTSRGNTFIPYNLRRGFGLPTYEEKDAIYAYHFYRLLQRSEEVHLIYNSVVSESGGVREVSRFIRQIRHFFRKHPTIRVHDKQVSTDVSMLPEKRIEIPASEETREKLKQTFAQEGGGARFLSATALTSYLTCSLKFYFRYIAGLKERETVAEQMEANTFGTIFHEAMEELYKPIKGIPVDQDMLNEVARGIPLKVNEAFVRQGLPIKGELYGQNYLKREVIERLCKRVIGQDKKMIPFRVTGLEAQEEFFTQVEIEDLHIRIGGAFDRIDELPNGTKRILDYKTGNVSLKELKELGELFESGKFKEMFQGYLYAWLHDRAFPGLPVKVGYYTAKHLTDGVKYVNQGASIPERHLEEFGQLLTELILQIWNESYAQTEDRDACAYCPYNQICGREA; encoded by the coding sequence ATGAAGCCATTTCTCCAGCAAATCGTCGAAGATCTCCAACAGGAATTCGGCGCTGATATTTCTGAACTCTGCATCGTCGTGCCTACGCGCCGTGCGGTGGTGTTTCTGCGTGATGCCCTCGCCAAGACCTACCGACAGACGCTCTGGGCACCCAAAATGGTGACGATTCAGGATTTTGTCCGGGAAGAATCCGGCTGGCAGTTTCCCGAGAAGATGGCTCTCGTATTCGAGTTGTATGAGGTCTACCAACAGCTCATGCGTGCCGATGATCCCGAGTGGGAAGAGCCTTTTGAGCGGTTCTACGCCTGGGGCGGTATGCTGCTGAGGGATTTTGATGAATTGGACAAATACCTTGTAGATCCCGATAAGTTGTTTGCCAATCTACTGGATCTGAAGGAGATCGATGCGTTCTTCCAGCTGCCCGACATCGACCTGAAATCCATTCGAGATTTTTGGATGACGTTGCGTGGACCTGGTGGTGAACCTACGGCTTATCAAGCGCGGTTCATGAAGATCTGGAGTGGTCTGGCCGAGGTATATCACGCCTTCCAGCAACATCTGTTGGAAAGGGGCCAAGGCTATGACGGCATGGCTTACCGGAAACTCATCGAGGAGGTGAAGGCCGAAACGTTGGATTTCGACTATCGGAAGGTCGTGTTTGTCGGGTTCAATGCATTGTCCCGAGCGGAGGAGCAATTGATGGAGTACTCCCTCAAAACCGATCAGGGAATTGTCTATTGGGATACCGACCAGATCTATTTCACGCCCCCAGACGAGGCTCACGCCATGCGCCAGAAGATGTCTGAACGCGGGCATTTGGCGGGAGAGGAACCGGGCAAATTCATCGATGAGTACCATCGTAAATGGCGCCAATGGGAAAGCCGACTCATTCATCATCAGATGACGGCCACTCCCACCGACATCCATATCACGGGGGTTCCGCTCGAAATCGGCCAATCCCAATATCTCGGCAATTTGCTCAGGGAGACCGATCTGACGGAGGACAATCAGCGCGATCACGCTATCGTCTTGGCAGATGAGCATCTGCTTTTCCCATCGCTATATGCCCTGCCCGATACGGTTTCCCGACTCAATATTACGATGGGATATCCACTCCGTCAGACGCATATCTACCACTTCCTGATGACCGCGCTCCGGCTCGTCCGGAATATGAGGCTTTCTGCCAAACGTCAGCGAGAGTTCTATCACGAGGATCTGGTGCTGCTGCTCACCAATCCCCTGATCCGTACGAGACATGGCGATCTGAGCGAACAGATCGTGGAATTCGTCAAGAAGCGCAACCTCGTCTATGCGTCCATTGCTGCCTTGCCCGAAGCGGAATGGCCTCCGCTTTTGCAGGCGGCGTTGAGCCCGCCGATATCCATTCCCTTTAGGTCGGAGGAACTTCCGCAATTGTTGGATCACATCCAGGACCTATTCAAGGCGCTGGTGGATTATGCGGCGGAACTTTCGGGGCAATTGGAATTGGAGTACACCCTTCATTTTCTGGATGTATTCACCCAGTTTCGGGATATCCTGATGCGGCACAAGCCCGATATCCGAATCGAGGGATTCACCCGATTGTTTCAGGAGGTGATGCGGGCGGTGAAGATCCCCTTCGAAGGCGAACCGCTGGTCGGGGTACAGATGATGGGATTCTTGGAGACGCGGGTGTTGGATTTCAAGAAAGTCTACATCCTGTCCGCCAATGAGGGCAATCTTCCCGATACAAGCCGTGGCAATACATTCATCCCCTACAACTTGAGGCGAGGCTTTGGGTTGCCGACCTACGAAGAGAAAGACGCCATCTATGCCTATCACTTTTACCGCCTGCTCCAACGGTCTGAGGAGGTCCATCTGATCTACAATTCCGTGGTGAGTGAAAGTGGAGGGGTCCGGGAGGTATCTAGGTTTATTCGCCAGATTCGGCATTTTTTCCGCAAGCATCCGACCATTCGGGTTCACGACAAGCAAGTGTCCACCGATGTGTCCATGTTGCCGGAGAAACGAATCGAGATTCCCGCTTCGGAGGAGACCCGCGAGAAGCTCAAGCAGACCTTTGCCCAGGAGGGTGGGGGAGCGCGGTTCTTGTCCGCGACTGCCTTGACTTCCTACCTGACTTGTTCCCTCAAATTCTACTTCCGGTATATCGCAGGGCTCAAGGAACGTGAGACAGTAGCCGAGCAGATGGAAGCCAATACCTTCGGGACCATTTTTCACGAGGCGATGGAGGAGCTCTACAAGCCGATCAAGGGAATTCCCGTGGATCAGGACATGCTCAACGAGGTCGCAAGAGGCATTCCGCTGAAGGTGAATGAGGCATTTGTGCGCCAAGGACTACCCATCAAGGGCGAGCTCTATGGCCAAAACTACCTCAAACGCGAAGTCATCGAGCGGCTTTGCAAGCGGGTGATTGGACAGGACAAGAAGATGATTCCCTTTCGGGTCACGGGCTTGGAGGCACAAGAAGAATTCTTCACCCAAGTGGAGATCGAAGACCTGCACATTCGGATTGGAGGGGCATTTGACCGGATCGACGAACTCCCCAATGGCACCAAGCGGATCTTGGATTACAAGACTGGGAATGTGAGCCTGAAGGAACTCAAGGAGCTGGGAGAACTCTTCGAAAGCGGCAAATTCAAGGAGATGTTTCAGGGGTACCTGTATGCTTGGCTGCATGACCGCGCTTTCCCCGGCCTGCCCGTGAAAGTGGGATATTACACCGCTAAGCACCTCACCGATGGCGTCAAATACGTCAATCAGGGGGCTTCCATTCCGGAGCGGCATCTGGAAGAGTTTGGGCAGTTGTTGACGGAACTCATTCTCCAGATCTGGAATGAATCCTATGCCCAGACCGAAGATCGGGATGCATGCGCCTACTGCCCCTACAATCAGATCTGCGGACGTGAAGCATAA
- a CDS encoding nuclear transport factor 2 family protein has product MRTHTINFDALKKEDWSEKELANAQVATDFIQHIMIDHDFDYVLNQFGENNYVQHNRNIPDGMKELVNYVRNMAKRFPDYTYDVKHMMADGDYITFHSHATVNKKHRGNDKKGFNIMDTWKIVDGEIREHWDSIQPLDASMRLFMLISGGSIRNSNGVF; this is encoded by the coding sequence ATGCGTACCCACACCATCAATTTCGACGCACTCAAAAAGGAAGATTGGTCTGAGAAGGAATTGGCCAATGCTCAAGTAGCGACCGATTTCATCCAGCACATCATGATCGACCACGATTTCGACTATGTACTGAACCAATTTGGCGAGAACAACTATGTCCAGCACAACCGCAATATTCCAGACGGCATGAAGGAGTTGGTCAATTACGTTCGCAACATGGCCAAGCGATTTCCGGACTACACCTACGATGTCAAACACATGATGGCGGATGGGGACTACATCACGTTTCATTCCCACGCCACGGTCAACAAAAAGCATCGGGGCAATGACAAGAAGGGGTTCAACATCATGGATACCTGGAAAATTGTCGATGGGGAAATCCGCGAGCATTGGGACTCCATCCAGCCATTGGACGCGTCCATGCGGCTTTTTATGTTGATCTCGGGCGGGAGCATCCGAAATTCGAATGGGGTTTTCTAG
- a CDS encoding helix-turn-helix domain-containing protein — MKKIERRSACPVSFALDFFGDKWTFLVLRDMIFHGKRYYKEFLAADEGIATNILSDRLKRLESIGVIHSMKDPSKKTQKVYSLTSKGKDLIPILVDMIAWSAKHEEGLNVTQAFLDRVKNDREQLLDDIMGSLEQRS; from the coding sequence ATGAAAAAAATAGAAAGACGTTCAGCCTGTCCGGTGAGCTTTGCATTGGATTTCTTCGGGGACAAATGGACATTTCTGGTCCTCCGGGACATGATCTTTCACGGGAAACGGTACTACAAGGAATTTTTGGCTGCGGACGAAGGGATTGCTACAAACATCCTGTCTGACAGGCTCAAACGGCTGGAGTCAATTGGCGTCATACACTCCATGAAGGACCCAAGCAAGAAAACCCAGAAGGTCTATTCCCTGACATCAAAAGGCAAGGATCTCATTCCGATTTTGGTGGATATGATCGCTTGGTCCGCCAAGCATGAGGAAGGGCTGAATGTCACTCAAGCGTTTTTGGATCGCGTGAAAAATGACCGAGAGCAATTATTGGACGACATTATGGGAAGCTTGGAGCAGAGATCATGA
- a CDS encoding nuclear transport factor 2 family protein, with product MTPKALVKQWIELFNQGHADSLAALYHDDAVNHQVTQDPVVGREAIREMFAREFAEADMTCIPEQILEDGEWAILEWKDPLGLRGCGFFHIQDDKIKFQRGYWDKLSFLRMHNLPIPQA from the coding sequence CGTCAAACAATGGATCGAGCTATTCAACCAAGGCCATGCGGATTCCCTTGCGGCGCTTTATCATGACGATGCCGTCAATCATCAGGTCACCCAAGATCCTGTAGTGGGCAGGGAAGCCATTCGGGAAATGTTTGCGCGAGAATTTGCAGAGGCGGACATGACCTGCATCCCCGAACAGATATTGGAGGACGGTGAATGGGCCATTCTGGAATGGAAAGACCCGCTGGGGCTGCGAGGATGTGGATTCTTCCACATTCAAGATGACAAAATCAAATTCCAACGAGGCTACTGGGATAAGCTTTCCTTTTTGCGGATGCACAACCTGCCGATTCCCCAGGCGTGA